One part of the Mariniflexile litorale genome encodes these proteins:
- a CDS encoding peptidoglycan DD-metalloendopeptidase family protein, whose protein sequence is MDKARNRRMGSKYLVIILALLSVIACKEKEQPVEEEVVAIEKPADIYEFGFNLNDFVVKRDTVRKGDSFGVILERNKIGYPRIFSIAEKARDTFDIRRLQIGKPYTLLCSKDSLETPKCFIYQPNQEEFVVISFQDSIHAYTSRKPIKYVEKTVTGVVTSSISEILDKKGISPILTNMLAEQIYAWTIDFTRLQKGDSFKVIYTDKYIDDTIYAGVHKVKAAFFNHKNTPYYAFRYRTDSIKNIYEYYNEAAKDLRRAFLKAPVQFSRISSRYNLNRRIAYYGFALRPHKGTDFAAAIGTPILATANGTVTESQYKGGNGNYVKIRHNSTYETQYLHMQKRKVKVGQHVKQGDVIGTIGMTGNTGGPHVCYRFWKNGKQVDPLREKLSQSEPIAESLKGDYLEFIKPIKYKLDVLPIFDDSKEKEVKDIVTQKK, encoded by the coding sequence ATGGACAAAGCAAGAAATAGAAGAATGGGGAGTAAATATTTAGTAATAATATTAGCACTATTAAGCGTCATTGCGTGTAAAGAAAAAGAGCAACCTGTTGAAGAGGAAGTAGTAGCAATAGAAAAGCCTGCTGATATTTATGAATTTGGCTTTAATTTAAACGATTTTGTTGTAAAAAGAGACACCGTAAGAAAAGGTGATAGTTTTGGTGTTATTTTGGAACGTAATAAAATTGGCTATCCACGAATATTTTCAATTGCCGAAAAAGCCAGAGATACTTTTGATATAAGACGCCTTCAAATAGGTAAACCTTATACTTTGCTGTGCTCTAAAGATTCTTTAGAAACCCCTAAATGTTTTATATATCAGCCCAATCAAGAAGAATTTGTTGTTATAAGTTTTCAAGATTCCATTCATGCTTATACAAGTAGAAAACCTATTAAATATGTTGAAAAAACAGTTACAGGAGTTGTTACAAGTAGTATTTCAGAAATTTTAGACAAAAAAGGAATCAGCCCTATTTTGACCAATATGTTAGCTGAACAAATATATGCTTGGACTATAGATTTCACTCGACTTCAAAAAGGCGATTCGTTTAAAGTTATTTATACCGATAAATATATTGATGATACCATTTATGCCGGAGTACATAAAGTTAAAGCAGCTTTTTTTAACCATAAGAATACACCATATTATGCCTTTAGGTATCGAACAGATTCAATAAAAAACATATATGAATATTATAATGAAGCTGCTAAAGATTTACGACGGGCATTCTTAAAAGCACCTGTTCAATTTAGTAGAATTTCATCTCGATATAACTTAAATCGTCGCATTGCTTATTACGGTTTTGCGTTACGTCCACATAAAGGCACCGATTTTGCCGCAGCTATTGGAACCCCTATTTTAGCAACTGCCAATGGTACAGTTACCGAATCTCAATACAAAGGCGGTAATGGTAATTATGTAAAAATTAGACATAATAGTACTTACGAAACCCAATACCTGCACATGCAAAAACGTAAAGTTAAAGTTGGGCAACATGTAAAACAAGGAGATGTGATAGGTACTATAGGGATGACAGGAAATACTGGTGGCCCGCACGTATGCTACCGTTTTTGGAAAAATGGCAAACAAGTAGACCCATTAAGAGAAAAATTATCACAATCAGAACCTATTGCAGAATCTCTAAAGGGAGACTATTTAGAGTTTATTAAACCAATAAAATATAAATTAGATGTGTTACCTATTTTTGATGATTCAAAGGAAAAAGAAGTCAAAGATATCGTAACTCAAAAAAAATAG
- a CDS encoding tryptophan 2,3-dioxygenase family protein, whose amino-acid sequence MKSKINDQLKEKYEAINQDLEAYLEGLLHSKPINYWDYIQTDALLNLQIQRTVFPDEMVFIMYHQINELLFKMILVEIDQVAKSKALTVELFTSKLMRISRYFDMLTSSFSIMKDGMDVDQYNKFRATLTPASGFQSAQYRKIEFASTELINLIDKRFRDTIDRNSSYENAFEHLYWQAAGKNYKTGKKSYTLTVFEEKYKDEFIRFAQFYSSNNLYSKFKELPKEAKENKELINAMRHFDYTVNIKWVMAHYNTANHYLNIGGKTAEATGGSEWVKYMHPKYQKRIFFPDLWTKQEIEEWGVNI is encoded by the coding sequence TTGAAATCGAAAATAAACGATCAACTTAAAGAAAAATACGAGGCAATAAATCAAGATTTAGAAGCATATTTAGAAGGCTTATTACACAGTAAACCTATCAATTATTGGGATTATATTCAAACCGATGCTTTATTAAATCTTCAAATACAACGTACCGTTTTTCCAGATGAAATGGTATTCATCATGTATCATCAAATAAACGAATTATTGTTTAAAATGATACTTGTTGAAATAGATCAAGTAGCTAAAAGCAAAGCGTTAACAGTGGAATTGTTTACTTCCAAATTAATGCGCATTAGCCGCTATTTCGATATGCTTACGTCTTCTTTCAGTATTATGAAAGATGGTATGGACGTAGATCAATACAACAAATTTAGAGCAACCTTAACCCCTGCCAGCGGCTTTCAAAGTGCCCAATATAGAAAAATTGAGTTTGCATCAACCGAACTTATAAATCTTATAGACAAAAGATTTAGAGATACTATTGATAGAAATTCTTCTTATGAAAATGCATTCGAGCATTTATATTGGCAAGCTGCAGGAAAGAATTATAAAACAGGCAAAAAAAGTTATACATTAACAGTTTTTGAAGAAAAATATAAAGACGAATTTATTAGATTTGCCCAGTTTTATAGCTCAAACAATTTATACTCAAAATTTAAAGAACTTCCTAAGGAAGCCAAAGAGAACAAAGAGTTAATTAATGCGATGCGCCATTTTGACTATACCGTTAACATCAAATGGGTTATGGCACATTATAATACTGCAAATCATTATTTAAATATTGGCGGGAAAACTGCCGAAGCAACAGGAGGAAGTGAATGGGTAAAATATATGCATCCAAAGTATCAAAAAAGAATATTTTTTCCAGACTTATGGACAAAGCAAGAAATAGAAGAATGGGGAGTAAATATTTAG
- a CDS encoding DUF3108 domain-containing protein: MKKILLIISAIIITQITFAQQDSAFGDGEWFQFKMSYSGFLKAGNATLYVKETKLDNKDVYHVIGKGWTSGMIKWFFKVKDRYESYFDRTTLLPYKFIRNIDEGGHTKDLEVEFDQKNNKAYVNDKKKKTKEVFDTKANIQDMVSTYYYLRNKINISTLKIGDEIRTDMFFDEENYGFKLQYLGVEIIDTDFGKIESLKFRPYVMAGRVFKEEESLTLWVSKDKNKIPLRIKADLRVGSLRADLEAFKGLKHPFKIVVEN; the protein is encoded by the coding sequence ATGAAAAAGATACTACTTATAATATCGGCAATAATAATTACACAAATAACTTTTGCACAACAAGACTCGGCTTTTGGAGATGGCGAATGGTTTCAATTTAAAATGAGTTATAGTGGCTTTTTAAAAGCTGGAAACGCAACACTTTATGTAAAAGAGACCAAACTTGATAATAAAGATGTGTATCATGTCATTGGAAAAGGATGGACTTCTGGCATGATAAAATGGTTTTTTAAAGTTAAAGACCGTTATGAAAGCTATTTTGATAGAACCACGCTATTACCTTACAAATTTATTAGAAATATTGATGAAGGTGGACACACTAAAGACTTAGAGGTTGAATTTGACCAAAAAAACAATAAAGCTTACGTAAACGACAAAAAGAAAAAAACTAAAGAAGTGTTTGATACCAAAGCAAATATTCAAGATATGGTGTCAACCTATTACTATTTGCGAAATAAAATAAATATAAGTACTTTAAAAATCGGTGACGAGATTCGTACTGATATGTTTTTTGATGAAGAAAATTACGGATTTAAATTACAATATTTAGGTGTAGAAATTATTGATACCGATTTTGGTAAAATAGAATCTTTAAAATTCAGACCTTATGTGATGGCAGGTCGTGTTTTTAAAGAAGAAGAAAGTCTAACACTATGGGTGTCAAAAGATAAAAATAAAATACCTTTGCGAATTAAGGCCGATTTAAGAGTAGGCTCTCTGCGTGCTGACTTGGAAGCTTTTAAAGGATTAAAACACCCTTTTAAAATAGTTGTTGAAAATTAA
- a CDS encoding patatin-like phospholipase family protein has protein sequence MKYFLACIFFTFCFEVFSQNIEKDDVKVGLVLSGGGAKGLAHIGVLKVIDSLGVKIDYVAGTSMGAIIGALYASGYTGNQLDSIFKEIDFDRLINDDLPRASKAFYERDNSEKYAVTLPFENFKIKLPSALSRGQNTYGLFARLTLHVSEINNFNELPIPFFCIATNIETGQAVILDSGNLTQSIMASGALPSLFQPVTINNQVLIDGGVVNNYPIDELRAKGMDVIIGVDVQDGLAARDELTSAPDVLVQINNFRTINDMKLKVKKTDIYIKPDIKDYSVVSFDEGSKIIKSGIQATVTTLDALKKLPSKNYSEVKPKINCNTKDSITINNIVIKGNSKYTRAYILGKLKLKNNEKISYNYFNRGVNNLVATNNFNSFEYQLKSSENKKGYDLIADLKETNTTTFLKLGLHYDDLYKSAALVNLTKKRWLFGSDVASLDIILGDNVRYNFEYFIDKGFYWSIGVKSRFNQFNKNISAQLLLDDTQMAEANLNKVDAELQDQTNQIYVQTLFRKDFSLSMGVEHKRLKIQSETLASEDEESEFLFESTDYLSVFGNLKLDTYDNKYFPKSGLYFNSNLHMYVYASGFNEGFDNFSIIKADVGYAFSLSDKLAINLQASGGFKVGDKSTKTLDFSLGGYGNNLINNFVPFVGYDFMSFSGNSYVKAAFSADYEIFKKHYITLEGNWANIEDDIFDSGEWFSFSDYNGYALGYAIDTFLGPIQAKYSFSPENKQNYWFFNIGFWF, from the coding sequence ATGAAATATTTTTTAGCATGTATTTTTTTTACCTTTTGTTTTGAGGTGTTCTCTCAAAACATAGAAAAAGATGATGTTAAAGTGGGTCTGGTTTTAAGTGGAGGAGGTGCTAAAGGGTTGGCGCATATAGGGGTATTAAAAGTTATTGATAGTTTGGGCGTAAAAATAGATTATGTAGCAGGTACCAGTATGGGGGCCATCATTGGGGCGCTTTATGCTTCAGGTTATACAGGCAATCAACTTGATTCTATTTTTAAAGAAATTGATTTTGATAGGTTAATAAACGATGATTTACCAAGAGCATCCAAAGCTTTTTATGAGCGAGATAATTCTGAAAAATATGCGGTAACCCTACCATTTGAAAATTTTAAAATTAAATTACCATCGGCGCTATCTCGAGGCCAGAATACTTATGGGTTATTTGCCAGACTCACATTGCATGTTAGTGAAATAAATAACTTCAACGAGTTACCAATTCCATTTTTCTGTATAGCGACCAATATTGAAACTGGACAAGCTGTTATATTAGATTCAGGAAACTTAACACAATCTATTATGGCAAGTGGTGCATTACCGTCTTTATTCCAGCCAGTTACCATTAATAATCAAGTATTAATAGATGGAGGGGTGGTGAATAATTATCCTATCGATGAGCTACGTGCTAAAGGTATGGATGTTATTATTGGAGTAGATGTACAAGATGGTTTGGCTGCTAGAGACGAGCTAACATCGGCACCAGATGTTTTGGTTCAAATTAATAATTTCAGAACTATTAATGACATGAAATTGAAGGTTAAAAAAACCGACATTTATATTAAACCGGACATTAAAGATTATTCTGTAGTCTCCTTTGATGAAGGTTCAAAAATTATTAAAAGTGGTATACAAGCTACGGTAACAACCTTAGATGCTTTAAAAAAATTACCCAGTAAAAATTATTCTGAAGTCAAACCAAAAATTAATTGCAATACTAAAGACAGTATTACAATTAATAATATTGTTATAAAAGGTAATAGTAAATATACTAGAGCTTATATTTTGGGTAAACTAAAATTAAAAAACAATGAAAAAATTAGTTACAATTATTTTAATAGAGGCGTTAATAATTTAGTTGCTACAAATAATTTCAACTCGTTTGAATATCAATTAAAGAGTAGTGAAAACAAAAAAGGATATGATTTAATTGCCGATTTAAAAGAAACCAATACAACTACTTTTTTAAAATTAGGATTGCATTATGATGATTTATACAAAAGCGCAGCTCTTGTAAATCTAACAAAAAAAAGATGGTTGTTTGGTAGCGACGTGGCTTCATTAGATATTATTCTAGGCGATAACGTACGTTATAATTTCGAGTATTTTATAGATAAAGGTTTTTATTGGAGTATAGGTGTAAAATCTAGATTCAATCAATTCAATAAAAACATCAGTGCTCAATTATTGTTAGATGATACACAAATGGCTGAAGCTAATTTAAACAAGGTAGATGCTGAATTACAAGATCAAACCAATCAAATTTATGTGCAAACCTTATTTAGAAAAGATTTCTCGTTAAGTATGGGTGTGGAGCATAAACGTTTAAAAATACAATCAGAAACGCTCGCATCCGAGGATGAAGAAAGTGAGTTTTTATTTGAAAGCACCGATTATTTAAGCGTTTTTGGAAACTTAAAATTAGATACTTATGATAATAAGTATTTTCCAAAAAGCGGACTTTATTTTAATAGTAATTTACATATGTATGTATATGCATCTGGTTTTAATGAAGGGTTTGATAATTTTTCAATAATTAAAGCCGATGTAGGGTATGCTTTTAGTCTGTCAGATAAATTAGCCATTAATTTACAAGCAAGTGGCGGATTCAAAGTAGGAGACAAATCTACAAAAACCTTAGATTTTTCACTTGGAGGTTATGGTAACAATTTGATCAATAATTTTGTGCCTTTTGTAGGATACGATTTCATGTCTTTTTCTGGGAATAGTTATGTTAAAGCAGCCTTTAGCGCTGATTACGAAATTTTTAAAAAACATTATATAACTTTAGAAGGGAATTGGGCAAATATAGAAGATGATATTTTTGATTCAGGAGAATGGTTTTCTTTTTCAGATTACAATGGTTATGCCCTCGGTTACGCCATCGATACTTTTTTAGGACCCATACAAGCGAAGTATAGCTTTTCACCTGAAAACAAACAAAATTATTGGTTTTTTAACATAGGATTTTGGTTTTAA
- the uvrC gene encoding excinuclease ABC subunit UvrC: protein MDTPTLEIQLQTLPNQPGVYQYYDAEGTILYVGKAKNLKKRVGSYFTKIHENGKTRVLVKKIVTIKHIVVDTETDALLLENNLIKKYQPKYNVMLKDDKSYPWICIKNERFPRVFSTRRVFKDGSDYFGPYTSMKTVHTLLDLIKGLYSLRNCNYDLSESKIESGKYKVCLEYHLGNCKGPCEGYETEQEYNENIKGIKEILKGNFKDSLSQFKTQMKQLAEDMRFEEAQKIKEKIEVLENYQSRSTIVNPKISNVDVFSIMSDESYGYVNFLQLSYGSIIRSHTLEIKKKLDETDVELLELAITEIRQRFHSKSREIYTPFKVDLGEDIKVTVPQLGDKKHILDLSLRNAKYYRMERFKQDKIVDPDRHANRIMAQMKADLRLREEPRHIECFDNSNIQGTHPVAACVVFKNGKPSKRDYRHFNIKTVVGPDDFASMEEVVYRRYKRMLDEEQTLPQLIIIDGGKGQLSSSLKSLDALDLRGKIAIIGIAKRLEELYYPNDPIPLYLDKKSETLKIIQQLRNEAHRFGIEHHRNKRSKTALNTELETIPGIGEKTVIDLLKHFKSAKRVANAKLDELEPIVGVSRAEKIYNYYHDK from the coding sequence ATGGACACACCTACTTTAGAAATACAATTACAAACCCTACCAAATCAACCAGGTGTGTACCAGTATTATGATGCTGAAGGTACTATTTTATACGTTGGTAAAGCTAAAAATTTAAAGAAACGAGTCGGTTCGTATTTTACAAAAATACACGAAAATGGTAAAACCCGTGTATTGGTAAAAAAAATTGTCACTATAAAACATATTGTAGTTGATACTGAAACGGATGCTCTTTTATTAGAAAATAATCTAATTAAAAAGTATCAACCCAAGTATAACGTCATGTTGAAAGACGATAAATCCTATCCATGGATTTGTATAAAAAATGAACGTTTCCCTAGAGTGTTTTCTACCCGTAGAGTTTTTAAAGATGGTAGCGATTATTTCGGTCCTTATACAAGTATGAAAACGGTTCATACCTTGTTGGATTTAATAAAAGGCTTGTATTCGCTCCGGAATTGTAATTATGATTTATCTGAAAGTAAAATTGAATCAGGCAAATATAAAGTATGTTTAGAATACCATTTAGGAAACTGTAAAGGCCCTTGTGAAGGATATGAAACGGAGCAAGAATACAACGAAAACATCAAGGGTATCAAAGAAATTTTAAAAGGAAATTTTAAAGATTCTTTGTCTCAGTTTAAAACACAAATGAAGCAGCTTGCTGAAGACATGCGTTTTGAAGAGGCTCAAAAAATTAAAGAAAAGATAGAAGTCCTTGAAAATTATCAATCCAGATCTACTATTGTTAATCCAAAAATTAGTAATGTAGATGTGTTTTCTATTATGAGCGATGAAAGTTATGGGTACGTAAATTTTTTACAGTTATCATACGGATCCATTATTCGTTCTCATACTTTGGAAATCAAAAAGAAATTAGACGAAACCGATGTGGAGTTATTAGAATTGGCAATTACTGAAATTCGCCAGCGGTTTCATTCCAAATCAAGAGAAATTTATACACCTTTTAAAGTGGATTTAGGTGAAGATATTAAAGTAACTGTACCACAATTAGGTGATAAAAAGCACATATTAGATTTATCGCTTAGAAATGCTAAATATTATCGTATGGAGCGTTTTAAGCAAGATAAAATTGTAGATCCAGACAGGCATGCCAATAGAATTATGGCGCAAATGAAAGCCGATTTAAGGTTGCGTGAGGAACCACGACATATAGAGTGTTTCGACAACTCAAATATTCAGGGCACTCATCCTGTAGCGGCTTGTGTGGTTTTTAAAAATGGAAAACCAAGTAAAAGAGATTATAGACATTTTAATATCAAAACAGTTGTTGGTCCAGATGATTTTGCATCTATGGAAGAAGTGGTTTACCGTCGTTACAAAAGAATGTTGGATGAAGAACAAACGTTGCCACAGCTCATTATTATTGATGGTGGAAAAGGGCAATTATCATCGTCATTGAAAAGTTTAGATGCTTTAGATTTGCGAGGAAAAATAGCAATTATCGGAATTGCAAAACGTTTAGAAGAATTATACTACCCAAATGATCCAATTCCACTATATTTAGATAAAAAAAGCGAAACGCTTAAAATAATACAACAATTACGGAACGAAGCACACCGTTTTGGAATAGAACACCATAGAAATAAACGAAGTAAAACAGCGTTAAATACTGAACTTGAAACTATTCCAGGTATTGGTGAAAAAACAGTGATAGATTTGTTAAAGCATTTTAAATCTGCTAAGCGAGTTGCTAATGCAAAGTTAGATGAATTAGAACCTATTGTTGGTGTTTCTAGAGCCGAAAAAATTTATAATTACTACCATGACAAATGA
- a CDS encoding RimK/LysX family protein translates to MKKKAIGRVDKIDFPKLGLFNIDVKIDTGAYTSTIHYSEIIEENNTLRCVFNSDKHQNFGKTEIIFDEYSSTVVKSSNGLKENRYKIKSEVIFFGKTYKINLTLSTRNDMRFPVLIGRQFLKRKFMVDVDLENVSYNTKPL, encoded by the coding sequence ATGAAAAAAAAAGCAATTGGTAGAGTTGACAAAATAGATTTTCCTAAATTAGGTTTATTTAATATTGACGTCAAAATTGATACAGGCGCTTACACCTCTACGATTCATTATTCTGAAATTATTGAAGAAAATAATACCTTAAGATGCGTTTTTAACAGCGATAAACATCAAAATTTTGGTAAAACTGAAATTATTTTTGATGAGTACTCCAGCACTGTTGTAAAAAGCAGTAACGGATTGAAAGAAAACCGATATAAAATAAAATCTGAAGTCATTTTTTTTGGAAAGACCTACAAGATTAACCTAACTTTAAGCACACGCAACGATATGAGATTTCCTGTTTTAATAGGCAGGCAATTTTTAAAACGAAAATTTATGGTAGATGTAGATTTAGAAAATGTTTCTTATAACACAAAACCCTTATGA
- the rimK gene encoding 30S ribosomal protein S6--L-glutamate ligase, whose product MNIVILSRNSNLYSTDRLVEEGEKRGHKIEVIDPLKCDIIIEREKPTIYYKDRYLDYVDAIIPRIGASITFYGCAVVRQFEMMNVFTIATSDAIQRSRDKLRSLQRLSKAGIGMPKTVFTNYSRDVEEVIEHVGGVPVIIKLLEGTQGLGVVLAETKNAAESVLEAFNGLEARVIVQEFIKEAKGADLRALIVDGQVVGAMKRQGKEGEFRSNLHRGGSANIIKLSDAELRLAINASNVLKLPVCGVDMLQSARGPLLLEVNSTPGLEGIEEATGKNIAKNIITYIERNTHS is encoded by the coding sequence ATGAACATAGTTATTTTATCCAGAAACTCGAATCTATATTCAACTGATAGACTTGTTGAAGAAGGCGAAAAAAGAGGTCACAAAATAGAAGTTATTGACCCTTTAAAATGTGACATCATTATTGAAAGAGAAAAACCAACCATTTATTATAAAGACCGTTATTTGGATTATGTAGATGCTATTATACCCAGAATTGGGGCATCAATAACTTTTTATGGCTGTGCTGTGGTTCGTCAATTTGAAATGATGAATGTGTTTACCATTGCAACCTCCGATGCCATTCAACGTTCTAGAGATAAACTAAGAAGTTTACAACGTTTAAGTAAAGCTGGTATTGGTATGCCAAAAACTGTTTTTACCAATTATTCGCGAGATGTTGAAGAAGTTATTGAACATGTTGGTGGAGTACCCGTTATTATAAAATTACTTGAAGGAACTCAAGGTTTAGGAGTAGTTTTGGCAGAAACAAAAAATGCTGCCGAATCTGTTTTAGAGGCTTTTAATGGTCTAGAAGCACGCGTTATTGTACAAGAGTTTATTAAGGAAGCTAAAGGGGCTGATTTACGGGCTCTTATTGTTGATGGGCAAGTTGTAGGCGCCATGAAACGTCAAGGAAAAGAAGGTGAATTTCGGTCTAACCTACATCGTGGTGGTTCTGCTAATATTATTAAATTAAGTGATGCAGAATTACGCTTAGCTATTAATGCATCCAATGTGCTTAAATTACCTGTATGTGGTGTAGATATGTTACAATCTGCCCGCGGTCCTTTACTTTTAGAGGTGAATTCAACCCCTGGCTTAGAAGGCATTGAAGAAGCTACTGGTAAAAACATAGCAAAAAACATCATTACTTATATTGAACGCAATACACATAGTTAA
- a CDS encoding succinylglutamate desuccinylase/aspartoacylase family protein, translating to MTLANNILTILDTKIYPGESKEIDFDVANLHTSSPVNVPIIIERAKKPGPIVLFTAGIHGDEVNGVEIVRQLIAKGINKPKIGTIICIPVINIFGFINLKREFPDGRDLNRVFPGTVDGSLASRVAHKLIHDVIPCVDCVIDFHTGGSGRFNAPQIRISKENRHLNELAKVFAAPFVLYSKNLNKSFRNTCYKLGKDMLLFEGGKSIHIDESVTNHAVNGSKRVLKHLGMLNTSSKVTIPKKETVFINESRWQRASFSGMFRATIAIGSLVKKGDVLGHITDPYGKLNQEVKAPNSGYIINVNESPIVYQGDALFHISTKLKR from the coding sequence ATGACATTAGCGAATAATATATTAACGATTCTTGACACCAAAATATATCCTGGAGAAAGTAAAGAGATTGATTTTGATGTAGCCAACCTGCACACCTCATCACCTGTAAATGTTCCCATCATTATTGAACGGGCAAAAAAGCCAGGGCCTATTGTGTTATTTACAGCAGGTATTCATGGTGATGAAGTTAATGGAGTTGAAATTGTAAGACAATTAATTGCTAAAGGCATTAATAAACCGAAAATCGGTACTATTATTTGTATTCCTGTTATTAATATTTTCGGTTTTATAAATTTAAAACGTGAATTTCCTGATGGTAGAGATTTAAATCGCGTATTTCCAGGTACTGTAGATGGCTCTTTAGCCAGTAGAGTTGCCCATAAATTAATACACGATGTGATACCTTGTGTAGATTGTGTCATCGATTTTCATACAGGAGGTTCTGGGAGGTTTAATGCTCCTCAAATCCGGATTAGTAAAGAAAACAGACACCTAAATGAACTAGCCAAAGTGTTTGCTGCTCCTTTTGTTCTTTACTCTAAAAATTTAAATAAATCTTTTAGGAATACCTGCTATAAATTAGGCAAAGACATGCTGCTTTTTGAAGGGGGTAAATCCATCCACATTGATGAAAGCGTCACCAACCATGCTGTTAATGGCTCTAAACGGGTATTAAAACATTTAGGTATGTTAAATACCAGTTCTAAAGTTACCATACCAAAAAAAGAAACCGTATTCATTAATGAAAGTAGGTGGCAACGTGCTAGTTTTTCTGGCATGTTTAGAGCTACTATTGCTATTGGTAGTCTAGTTAAAAAAGGAGATGTTTTAGGACATATTACGGATCCGTATGGTAAATTAAATCAAGAGGTAAAAGCACCTAATTCTGGGTACATTATTAATGTAAATGAATCGCCTATCGTTTACCAAGGGGACGCTTTGTTTCATATTTCCACAAAACTTAAACGTTAA
- a CDS encoding 5-formyltetrahydrofolate cyclo-ligase yields the protein MLKAELRKKYKMLRKDLSTSQIDDLSISIANQLLKLPVWEFSFYHIFLAIEEHHEVNTDYILNILSGKDKNILISKSDFETGLMTHFLLTDNTVIKKNSYNIPEPVDGIEISNEKIEVVFIPLLAFDEKGNRVGYGKGFYDRFLADCKPETIKIGLSFFEAETEITNVFESDVKMDYSVTPDKVYGF from the coding sequence ATGCTTAAAGCCGAATTACGAAAAAAATATAAAATGCTTCGTAAGGATTTATCTACCTCTCAAATAGATGATTTAAGCATATCCATCGCCAATCAACTTTTAAAATTACCTGTTTGGGAGTTTTCATTCTACCATATTTTTTTAGCTATTGAAGAACACCACGAAGTAAATACCGATTATATTTTAAATATCTTATCGGGTAAAGACAAAAATATTCTTATTTCTAAAAGTGATTTTGAAACAGGTTTGATGACGCACTTTCTTTTAACTGACAATACTGTAATTAAGAAAAATAGTTACAATATACCAGAACCTGTTGATGGCATTGAAATTTCGAACGAGAAAATAGAGGTTGTTTTTATTCCGCTTTTAGCTTTTGATGAAAAAGGAAATCGTGTCGGTTATGGCAAAGGTTTTTATGACCGATTTTTAGCAGATTGTAAACCCGAAACTATTAAAATTGGCTTATCATTTTTTGAAGCTGAGACCGAAATTACCAATGTTTTTGAAAGTGATGTAAAAATGGATTATAGTGTAACTCCTGATAAGGTTTATGGGTTTTGA
- a CDS encoding lipoprotein signal peptidase → MSLKKPIILIIIVLLIDQVSKIYIKTHFKLQEHIEVFSWFQIYFIENDGMAWGTKISDFVTFISERSAKIFLTVFRIVAIFGIGYWLFDATKKKASKILILSIALIFAGALGNIIDSVFYGILFEDSFNQIAAFLPETGGYDSLLHGKVVDMLYFPLYKGYLPEWMPYFGGEYFTFFEPVFNVADMAISTGFIMLIVFNKRAFPKK, encoded by the coding sequence ATGTCCTTAAAAAAACCTATTATTCTAATTATTATCGTTTTACTTATAGATCAAGTGAGTAAAATATATATAAAAACCCATTTCAAGCTTCAGGAACATATTGAGGTATTTAGTTGGTTTCAAATTTATTTTATCGAAAATGATGGTATGGCTTGGGGTACAAAAATTAGTGATTTTGTAACTTTTATTTCTGAAAGATCTGCTAAAATATTTTTAACTGTATTTAGAATTGTTGCTATTTTTGGTATTGGTTATTGGCTGTTTGATGCAACTAAAAAGAAAGCATCTAAGATATTAATATTATCTATTGCTCTCATTTTTGCTGGAGCTTTGGGGAATATTATAGATTCCGTTTTTTATGGGATTCTATTTGAAGATAGTTTTAATCAAATTGCTGCTTTTTTGCCTGAAACTGGAGGATATGATTCCCTTTTACATGGTAAAGTAGTCGATATGCTTTATTTTCCTTTATACAAAGGCTATTTACCAGAATGGATGCCTTATTTTGGAGGTGAGTATTTTACCTTTTTTGAACCTGTTTTTAATGTTGCCGATATGGCTATAAGCACTGGCTTTATTATGCTTATTGTTTTTAATAAAAGAGCGTTTCCGAAGAAGTAA